The Methylocystis echinoides genome includes a region encoding these proteins:
- a CDS encoding TetR family transcriptional regulator C-terminal domain-containing protein — protein sequence MSRRDVKEIREKLLDEGVLLLMEQGYHGTGLQELVQKVGVPKGSFYNYFPSKEEFSAEVVRHYIDPFIRQLDAHLSRADVAADVALRNYFDELIVETERKDFKGGCLLGNLIGEIGDTSELCQTSLRTAVGRYREKLREGLARGQREGSFRTDIDAKDMADFLVNVWQGALLRMKIERSVRPLTQVCDMLLKGYFRA from the coding sequence ATGAGCCGCCGTGACGTCAAAGAAATCCGTGAGAAGCTGCTGGACGAAGGCGTCCTGCTGCTGATGGAGCAAGGCTACCATGGGACCGGGCTGCAGGAGCTCGTGCAGAAAGTCGGCGTGCCCAAGGGGTCGTTTTACAATTACTTCCCGAGCAAGGAAGAATTCAGCGCCGAGGTTGTCCGGCACTATATCGATCCCTTCATCCGCCAGCTCGACGCGCATCTGTCCCGCGCGGACGTCGCCGCCGACGTCGCGCTGCGGAACTATTTCGACGAGCTCATCGTCGAGACCGAGCGCAAGGATTTCAAGGGCGGTTGTCTGCTCGGCAATCTCATCGGCGAGATTGGCGACACGAGCGAATTGTGCCAGACCTCGCTGCGCACGGCGGTCGGCCGCTATCGCGAAAAGCTGCGCGAAGGCCTTGCGCGCGGCCAGCGCGAAGGAAGCTTCCGCACGGACATCGACGCGAAGGACATGGCGGACTTTCTGGTCAATGTCTGGCAGGGAGCGCTGCTGCGCATGAAGATCGAGCGTTCCGTGCGCCCGCTCACGCAAGTCTGCGACATGCTGCTGAAAGGCTACTTCCGGGCGTGA
- a CDS encoding DUF4242 domain-containing protein, with product MKKFIIERDIPGAGRMSAADLEAVSQKSCAVLRDLGEQAQWVESFVTDDKVYCVYRATDAEIIRRHAELGGFPANRISEVRAMIGPTTAEPLQGRKS from the coding sequence ATGAAAAAGTTCATCATCGAGCGCGATATCCCCGGCGCCGGGCGCATGTCGGCGGCCGACCTCGAGGCGGTCTCGCAGAAATCCTGCGCCGTGCTGCGCGATCTCGGAGAGCAGGCGCAATGGGTCGAAAGCTTCGTCACCGACGACAAGGTCTATTGCGTCTATCGCGCCACGGACGCCGAGATCATCCGCAGACACGCCGAACTCGGCGGCTTTCCCGCCAACCGGATCAGCGAAGTCAGGGCGATGATCGGTCCAACGACCGCCGAGCCTTTGCAAGGGAGGAAATCATGA